The window CAAGATGGCAGCCAGGATGTAAACATAGGAGAAGAATACAACCATCACAGTGCTTATCAAATTGAAGCCCACACAGACAAGTAATAGCATGATATTGGTATCAATACTGGAACAAGAAAGGGCCAGGATCGGGGGCACGTCACAGAAAAAGTGATTGATGATGTTGGAATTACAGAAgaacagagaaaaggtaaaaCCAGTATGGACAGAGGCATTCAGGGATCCTATAAAATAAGACCCAGCAACAAGCTGAATGCAAACCTTCTGAGACATGACCACCGGGTAATGCAGGGGGCTACAAATAGCCACATAACGGTCTATGGCCATGGCGGCAAGCAGGTAACTATCAGCAGTAGCAAATGTAGCATAAACCAACAATTGAATCAGACATCCCGAGAACGAGATAGACTTGTGGGACACCAGGAAGTTTTGTAACATTTTGGGAGTGATGGCGGAGGTATAACAGAGATCAACAAAAGCCAAGTGTTGGAGAAAGAAGTACATGGGAGTGTGAAGGTGAGAGTCAGTTTTGATGATCAGAATCATACCAACGTT of the Sarcophilus harrisii chromosome 6, mSarHar1.11, whole genome shotgun sequence genome contains:
- the LOC100926077 gene encoding putative olfactory receptor 5AK3; the protein is MIQGNSSTVTEFILLGFTIRQDLQYVLFLVFLFVYVISVVGNVGMILIIKTDSHLHTPMYFFLQHLAFVDLCYTSAITPKMLQNFLVSHKSISFSGCLIQLLVYATFATADSYLLAAMAIDRYVAICSPLHYPVVMSQKVCIQLVAGSYFIGSLNASVHTGFTFSLFFCNSNIINHFFCDVPPILALSCSSIDTNIMLLLVCVGFNLISTVMVVFFSYVYILAAILRMSSASGRHKAFSTCASHLTAVTIFYATLIYIYLQPSSSEYQENGKIVSVFYGIIIPMLNPLIYSLRNKEVKEALKSMSKTCLTCKP